The following are encoded together in the Serratia odorifera genome:
- a CDS encoding DUF1493 family protein, whose protein sequence is MKRAFLNWWLLYNGRSWLTFKKPILTGDSSLNHTMKMDEQEAMDLLDEIFTEFHLETRRLGLQYLLSRQ, encoded by the coding sequence TTGAAGCGCGCATTTTTGAACTGGTGGCTCCTATATAACGGGCGCTCTTGGCTAACGTTTAAGAAGCCGATTCTTACTGGTGATAGTTCGTTGAATCACACCATGAAAATGGATGAGCAGGAAGCTATGGATCTTTTGGATGAAATTTTCACAGAATTTCACCTTGAAACACGACGCCTTGGACTTCAGTACCTACTTTCCCGGCAGTAA
- a CDS encoding STM2901 family protein, producing MDTVEELGGTYFYAGRYNLRASELFFMIFCEETATQLGIEDIAAVAFIHAGRNISPTRGKFRTAIPDTSLASRQARKVFGNRMFPLGLKMPSVIGGYPPSTLRLRMVRKMGTFVGRAVPVLGWVILAKDITEISFRSTVKYNNIARGADKLW from the coding sequence ATGGATACTGTTGAGGAATTAGGCGGGACGTATTTCTACGCTGGAAGGTACAACCTGAGGGCCAGTGAGCTGTTTTTCATGATCTTCTGCGAAGAAACGGCCACTCAGTTAGGTATTGAGGATATAGCCGCCGTAGCCTTTATCCATGCGGGGAGAAATATTTCACCAACACGAGGGAAATTTAGAACGGCGATACCTGATACCTCCTTGGCATCCCGACAGGCTAGAAAGGTGTTTGGAAATAGAATGTTTCCCCTCGGGTTGAAAATGCCGTCGGTAATCGGAGGCTACCCCCCCTCAACACTAAGACTGCGCATGGTAAGAAAGATGGGTACATTTGTAGGCCGCGCTGTCCCTGTTCTTGGGTGGGTCATCCTTGCAAAAGACATAACAGAGATTTCGTTCAGATCTACGGTTAAGTACAACAACATAGCGCGAGGTGCCGACAAGTTATGGTAG